One Acidobacteriota bacterium DNA window includes the following coding sequences:
- a CDS encoding DUF177 domain-containing protein → MILDLREFKEFPVCTTLTVGPGRFKPFADGVTAVGEVRLELAIQQSGDEFFCQGETTATYMVTCSRCLVEFEQSVAQSTDFVVCGVDQVTSRGRDGSDYEMYVYLQGSELLADVSEPVRQALLLSLSMKPLCREDCRGICPTCGVNLNEQTCDCKAETADPRWDGLKKLSDQRR, encoded by the coding sequence ATGATATTGGACTTGCGGGAGTTTAAAGAATTCCCCGTATGCACTACGTTGACAGTCGGGCCCGGCCGGTTCAAACCGTTTGCCGACGGCGTGACAGCGGTCGGCGAGGTCAGGCTCGAGTTGGCTATACAGCAGTCGGGTGACGAGTTTTTCTGCCAGGGCGAGACTACGGCCACTTACATGGTTACGTGTTCGCGCTGCCTGGTCGAATTTGAGCAATCGGTCGCCCAGTCGACCGATTTCGTCGTGTGTGGCGTCGATCAGGTAACATCCCGCGGCAGGGACGGATCTGATTACGAGATGTACGTGTATCTTCAGGGAAGCGAACTGCTGGCGGATGTCTCGGAACCGGTGAGGCAGGCGCTGCTGCTCTCGTTGTCGATGAAGCCTCTTTGCAGGGAAGACTGCCGCGGCATCTGCCCTACGTGCGGCGTCAACCTGAACGAACAAACGTGCGACTGCAAAGCCGAGACTGCTGACCCTCGCTGGGACGGCCTTAAGAAACTCTCCGACCAGCGACGCTAA
- the plsX gene encoding phosphate acyltransferase PlsX: MAPDLKQTIALDVMGSDCGPDMVVRGGVEAARKIGEPLHVILVGQEDGIRGVLGRIPGVPGNVSVRHAEKIIPMHMSATDGVRERGSSVAIGLRLVKDGKAVAFVSPGNTGAVMATALVTLGRIEGVSRPAITTVFPTSTGRPTVVLDVGANADCRPNHLSQFAVMGSVYSSVVFDHEAPRVGLISIGEERSKGNELIFSAQKLLKSSKINFVGNIEGRDILSGTVDVAVTDGFTGNILLKFAESVQPLLVKALNRQIQTNVFSRVAVMLMLPFMRRMRSTFDYAEYGGAPLLGVNGIVIICHGSSNVKAITRAIVVAHEMATKKITERIHDELITNHFGKNDGAKSKGQNLGNRIICSAGSDH; this comes from the coding sequence ATGGCACCGGACCTGAAACAAACGATCGCGCTTGACGTCATGGGATCGGATTGCGGCCCGGATATGGTCGTGCGCGGCGGCGTGGAAGCCGCCCGCAAGATCGGCGAGCCTCTCCACGTCATACTGGTCGGGCAGGAGGACGGTATTCGCGGCGTGCTGGGCCGGATTCCCGGCGTGCCCGGAAATGTTTCCGTGCGCCATGCCGAGAAGATCATTCCAATGCACATGTCGGCCACCGACGGGGTGCGGGAGCGGGGCAGTTCCGTGGCCATCGGACTTCGTCTCGTCAAGGACGGGAAGGCGGTGGCGTTTGTGTCGCCGGGGAACACGGGTGCGGTCATGGCCACGGCTCTGGTGACCCTGGGTCGCATCGAAGGCGTCAGCCGGCCGGCGATCACGACCGTATTCCCGACCAGCACCGGCCGTCCCACCGTCGTTCTCGACGTCGGCGCCAACGCCGACTGCAGGCCGAATCACCTTTCACAGTTCGCGGTGATGGGATCGGTTTACTCTTCGGTGGTCTTTGATCACGAGGCCCCCCGGGTGGGCCTGATATCGATCGGCGAGGAACGGAGCAAGGGCAACGAGCTCATATTCAGCGCGCAGAAGTTACTCAAGAGTTCCAAGATCAATTTCGTCGGCAATATAGAGGGACGTGACATACTCTCCGGCACGGTTGACGTTGCGGTCACGGATGGGTTCACCGGCAACATTCTCCTGAAGTTCGCCGAGTCGGTGCAGCCGCTGCTTGTCAAGGCGTTGAACCGGCAGATTCAGACCAACGTCTTTTCCCGCGTTGCCGTGATGCTGATGCTGCCGTTCATGCGCCGCATGCGCAGCACCTTTGACTACGCTGAATACGGCGGGGCTCCCCTCCTCGGGGTCAACGGAATCGTCATCATTTGCCACGGGTCTTCCAACGTTAAAGCGATAACACGGGCGATCGTGGTGGCGCACGAGATGGCGACCAAGAAGATCACTGAGCGCATCCATGATGAGTTGATAACCAACCACTTTGGGAAGAATGATGGGGCGAAAAGTAAGGGCCAGAATCTCGGAAACCGGATCATATGTTCCGCCGGATCGGATCACTAA
- the rpmF gene encoding 50S ribosomal protein L32: MPLPKRRHSRTRGRKRRTNWKVSAPNVGECPNCHQSRLPHHICPHCGFYRGRQVISIKEV; the protein is encoded by the coding sequence ATGCCTTTACCCAAACGCAGACATTCGAGAACGCGCGGACGTAAGCGCCGCACCAATTGGAAGGTGTCGGCTCCCAACGTGGGCGAGTGTCCCAACTGTCATCAATCCCGCCTGCCGCATCACATATGCCCGCATTGCGGCTTTTACCGCGGCCGGCAGGTGATCTCGATCAAGGAAGTCTGA
- the atpD gene encoding F0F1 ATP synthase subunit beta, whose translation MAENVGKVVQVIGATVDCEFPSESLPDLLNAVKITDKDGDIDLTVEVALHIGDNTVRCVALASTDGLVRGMEAVDTGGPISVPVGKVTLGRVFNLLGETIDEKGPIPPDTMRLPIHRAAPSFEDQVTTVEMFETGIKVIDLLEPYSKGGKVGLFGGAGVGKTVIIQELIHNIATEHGGYSIFCGVGERTREGNDLWLEMTESGVIKKTAMVFGQMNEPPGARLRVGLAGLTMAEYFRDEENQDMLVFIDNIFRFVQAGSEVSALLGRMPSAVGYQPTLGTEMGALQERITSTRAGSITSVQAIYVPADDLTDPAPATTFSHLDATTVLSRPIFELGLYPAVDPLDSTSRILDPNIVGENHYRVAREVQVILQRYKDLQDIIAILGIDELSEEDRLTVQRARKVQRFLSQPMFVAEQFTGKPGTYVRVEETVKGFDELISGKLDDIPEQCFYMVGGVEEVLANYDKTKS comes from the coding sequence ATGGCAGAGAACGTCGGCAAGGTTGTTCAGGTGATCGGGGCTACGGTGGACTGCGAGTTTCCGTCGGAGTCGCTGCCGGACCTCCTGAACGCCGTAAAGATCACGGATAAGGACGGGGACATTGACCTGACGGTGGAGGTCGCCTTGCACATCGGCGACAACACCGTTCGCTGCGTGGCCCTTGCTTCAACCGACGGGCTGGTGCGCGGCATGGAGGCGGTCGATACGGGCGGTCCCATAAGCGTGCCCGTGGGCAAAGTAACACTCGGGCGTGTTTTCAACCTGTTGGGAGAGACCATCGACGAAAAAGGGCCGATCCCGCCCGATACCATGCGCCTGCCGATCCACCGGGCGGCGCCGTCGTTCGAGGACCAGGTGACGACCGTGGAGATGTTCGAAACCGGGATCAAGGTGATCGACCTGCTGGAGCCTTACTCCAAGGGTGGAAAGGTCGGCCTGTTCGGCGGCGCCGGCGTCGGCAAGACGGTCATTATCCAGGAACTGATTCACAACATTGCCACCGAGCACGGCGGCTACTCGATCTTTTGCGGCGTGGGCGAGCGCACCCGTGAGGGTAACGACCTGTGGCTGGAGATGACGGAATCGGGCGTGATCAAGAAGACGGCCATGGTGTTCGGACAGATGAACGAGCCTCCGGGTGCACGCCTTCGGGTCGGCCTGGCCGGCCTGACGATGGCCGAGTACTTTCGCGATGAAGAGAATCAGGACATGCTGGTGTTTATCGATAACATCTTCCGGTTTGTCCAGGCCGGCTCGGAGGTATCGGCGTTGCTTGGCCGCATGCCGTCGGCGGTCGGCTACCAGCCCACGCTGGGTACGGAGATGGGGGCGTTGCAGGAGCGGATTACGTCGACCCGCGCGGGTTCCATAACCTCCGTCCAGGCGATCTACGTGCCCGCCGACGACCTGACCGACCCGGCCCCGGCTACGACCTTCTCCCATCTTGACGCCACGACGGTACTGTCGCGCCCGATTTTCGAGCTCGGCCTGTACCCGGCCGTCGACCCACTGGATTCCACTTCGCGTATTCTTGACCCGAACATCGTGGGCGAGAATCACTACCGGGTGGCTCGCGAAGTGCAGGTGATCCTCCAGCGGTATAAAGACCTGCAGGATATTATCGCGATCCTGGGTATAGACGAGCTGTCCGAGGAGGACAGGCTGACAGTCCAGCGGGCGCGAAAGGTCCAGCGGTTCCTCTCCCAGCCGATGTTCGTGGCCGAGCAGTTCACCGGCAAACCGGGCACGTACGTCAGGGTTGAGGAGACCGTGAAGGGCTTCGATGAACTGATCTCCGGCAAACTCGACGATATCCCCGAGCAGTGCTTCTACATGGTCGGCGGGGTCGAAGAGGTCCTGGCCAACTACGACAAGACCAAGAGTTGA
- the atpC gene encoding ATP synthase F1 subunit epsilon — protein sequence MFHLTIVTPEKVICELDIRSLTVPGAEGYLGVLSQHAPLITSLKPGRIRFRDTDERLHIMAVTNGFLEVSNNVATLLADAVERAQDIDIERARTARERARQSLSAARRGESDVDIAVTLAALARATNRIRIFEEASRKGST from the coding sequence ATGTTTCACCTGACGATCGTCACACCGGAAAAGGTGATTTGTGAGCTTGACATCCGGTCGCTCACGGTGCCCGGAGCCGAGGGGTATCTGGGCGTCCTTTCGCAGCACGCCCCCCTGATAACGTCCCTCAAACCGGGGAGGATCCGCTTTCGCGATACCGACGAACGGCTGCACATCATGGCGGTGACGAACGGGTTTCTCGAAGTTTCGAACAACGTGGCGACACTTCTGGCTGACGCCGTCGAGCGGGCGCAGGATATCGACATTGAACGCGCCCGTACGGCTCGTGAGCGAGCCAGACAAAGCCTGTCAGCTGCTCGCCGGGGGGAGTCCGACGTGGACATCGCCGTGACTCTGGCTGCTCTGGCACGTGCGACCAATCGCATCAGGATATTCGAGGAAGCAAGCCGGAAGGGCTCGACTTAA